CAGTACCCGAGTGGGAGAGCGTGTTGTTTTCGCGCGCCACGTACTGCTTGAGCGCATTGGCCGTATAGTCGTCGCGCAGCCCGCTCACGCCGGTGCTGTTGGACCACTGCCGGTTGCCGATGGAATCGTAGGCGTATTCATGGCCACTTGGGATTAAATAATGCGAAAAGTGAAGTTTGACTCCTTTGGCTTGGGAGACCCGAAAGTGTAACCCATGTCCCCGGACAGTTTGTTACCTATGTCCCCGGATCATACCACCTGGCGGAGCAGACGACGATGCGCTTCCTCCACGGAAATGCCTGCCTCAGCAGCTCAACTGCGGAGTCGCTGAATCACTTCAGTCTCAACATTGCGGACGATCAGTTGTGCCATGGTTGCCTGGCTGATGGTGGCGGCGGGTGGCTTTGCGAGTCATGGTGTGCCGTATCGATTGCATTTCCCGGCGGCGCGTTTCGCCACGCTTCAGATCATGGAATACGGCTTGGGCGTGAGGAAGCGCGACGTGTTTCTTGAGGTGTTGTCGGCGTACTGGGGGAGGCGCTTGAGCTTGTCCCAGCGCGGATCGGCGAAGAATGCCTTCCAGTGCTCGAGATGCGATGCCAGATCGGGGGCGCTGGTCATGTATCGGAGGTGGGGTAGGTCGGGGCCCGCGAGCGCCTGGCCGAAGAAGACGGGGGACATGTTCAGGTCGCGCATGATCTCCGTTTCGCCTTCGTCGAACATCGCGATCTTGCTGAGGGCCTTGAGTTCGCTGTGACTCTCGTAGTCGCGCATCTCGAATATTCGTCCGGGTGCGCGGGTGCGGGAGAAGGCCGGGAGTTCGAGCCGCGGCAGACTCTTGAACGCGAGCAGGAGCCAGGTGTCGATCCGCTCAAAGGCCGGGCTCGATTTCGGCGTCAGGAGATAGGCGGCACCGGCCTTCTGCACCGACAGATCGGTGTTGAGCGTGGTGGAGACCTTGACGAATGAATCGAGGCTGGCGTGTGGAATCAGCACCCAAACGGGTGAATTCGGCAGAGGCCTTGAAGTGGCCGCGGACTTGTCCACCTCCAATTCCGTGAATGCCCCCACGGTTCGGATGCCGAGTCGCTCGAGCGCCGGCAGCATCGCGTGTTCGAGGTAGCGGTCGAGCAGCGCCGGATCGGCATTGGCTTTCAGGCGCGAGCCGGCGGCCAGTCTGTAGCATCGCAGTTCGTAGTACTCGCGTCCGGGTGCGGGCGACGCATCGGCGGCCTGAAGCGAGGCGCCGAGCGACGCCGATGCGGTGGCGGCAAGGGATGTTTTCAAAAAGGTGCGGCGGGGAGTATTCATGGAGGTTTGGCTACAAGTGGTGTTTTAGTCCACGGGACGCAACCTTCCTTGTGCCCTGCGGAGTCCGGTCGCGTGCGCGCTCACGCATAAATCATCCGCCACCAGATTGATTCCTGTCGAGTTTGCGCCGAGGCAGCCTCTTCCTCGGCGAAACTTTGAAGGCTGTCATTGAGGCCTGGGTTCAGGGCTGCTGTCCAAGGTGAAAAACAACAGACCCCTCCTGGCGGCCCGTCACCTTTGCCGGCTGGCATTGCGGACCCGAGCGGCTGGCGGGGTGCATCTTTGAGCCCATGCCAGGAATCGCCTGGAGGATGGAGAAATCTCCCGAGGGGAAATCGATGGTTGTATTGGGATGTCCAATACGCGGTGTGCCCACGCGCAGGTACGGATAGGGGATTGCCGGAGCCACCGTCAGGGTGCCGGTCGAGATCGCCAGCTCCGCCCATCGAATGCCGGCGAAGTAGCCCTGGAATTCGGGATAATTCCAGGTCTCACCCGGTCGCTGCACTGTGTTTACGGTTTCGTGCAGACCCAGCGAGATGCCGCGGAGGCGGTTCTTCCAGACGCGCGTCGGTCCCTGTCCCCACCAGCGCATCGAACGCATCGTTTCCTCAGGAAGGTCGAAAGTAATCCCGTGATAAAGGAAGTCCCCGTCGAGATCATACGCGTAGTCGAGTCGCAGTGAACCGTTCGCGAGCAGTGTCCATCGCGTCCTTGCTAGTCCTGATGGACCATCCTTGACCTCCACCCACGCGGAGGCCTGAGCGGACGCGGGATCGCGATCGATGCCATGCGTGATCGTCGCTGGCTCAGCTGTGAGGGCCGGGAATCGATCGGCCTCGTATCCGATGCGGAATGTCTTGAGCTCCGGTTTTGCGCCATCGAAACGCCAGATGTTCCTGAGGCGGACTGCTGCGACGATTTGCGGCGGAAATGCGTACGCCTTTCCGTCGTTGGGGCGTCGCGACGAGTCGAAAAGCGTGCGCCAGGTTTGTCGATCAGGGCTCACCTCCAGCACGAAGCCTGCGTAGGCGGCGCTTCCCTTCAGATTTTCGATTTCTACTTCGATGATGCTGGCCAGGCCAGGCTTCGTCGGAACGAGCATGGGCTCGTCGCCTGCGATTGCCTCACAAGGCAGCCATTTCGCCGACTCCGCGGTCGATGGACGGGCGAAGGCAAGACGCGGGCCCTTGGAAAGCGGGAACGTTGTCCCCCTGAGTGAGAGGTGAACCAGTTCGCCGCTGATTGGGTTGAATGCCGCCCGGGTCTCACCATCTGTCAGCACTATACGATTCGCTTCACGGGTAACCGTAGGATTGGGATGCGGCGTCCGGGCCGCCGCTGATGACAGGAGATTTTCGTACTCGGTGCTGGCTGAAGTTTCGACTGGCCAGACCGAGGTCCACAATTCTGCGCCGTCCGGGCCGGTTGCGGTCAGGGAAAGCGCGCTGGCGTCCCGCCAATTGCCGGGCAGATCGAGTTGGAGCCTGCCCGAGGACTGAGGGGGAACTGCAGGGGACGATGCGACTCCACGGGCGAGCGTTTGGAGTCTGCCGGCATCGAATTTCTGCAGGCTCCAGGTGAATCCGCACTTTTCCAGCGAGGTGAAATCGTAGCGATTGTGCACGGCGATTCCGCCGTTGAATGCGGAGTCAAGCTTCGGCGTGACGAATTGTACGGGCGACCAGATGTCGCGCACGGTGTAGTAGCTTCCCTCCTTTTCGAAATGCGGGCCGACAATGCCGTCCGCACCGTACGTGCTGTGAACGTCGAGTTTGCCGTCGAGGTCGGTTCGTCGGATGGCCTCGTCCGCGAAATCCCAGATGAAGAGTCCGGCGCCGACCTTGGAGGATGAGATCGCCGTCCAGTAATCCTCCAATCCCGCGCCGCCGCCGCCGTCGTAAAGGGCGTGCAGGACTTCCGTCGGCATGACGAGATGGGGTCCGCCGAGCAGCTTCATGAGGTGCGCGTAGTTCGTGTAGTGTCGCGTATCGACGCCCCCGTGGAGGTTCCAGGGGTGCAGCACCCGGCGCCGCTGCGGATCATAGAGGGAGAAATCACCGTCGAGTGCGGTGTTCCATCCGCCCTCGTTTCCATTGTCCCAGAACAGAATCGACGGATGATTGACGTCGCGCTCGACCATTTCGCGGACAAGCAGGCGGCCGATCGGCGTGCCGTGGGCGTGCTGCCAGCCGCTCAACTCATCCAGCACGTACAGGCCGAGTTCGTCGCAGGCCTCCAGAAACGCCTCGTCCGGCGGGTAGTGCGACATGCGCACGGCGTTCATGTTGAGCTGACGGAGCAGACGCGCGTCCTCGTAGCAGTTTTCCCGGGTGAGGGCGCGTCCGGTTTCCGGGCGGAAGCTGTGGCGGTTGACGCCCTTGAGCAGGATGCGGCGTCCATTGAGGAACAAGCCTTCGCCATCATGAACCTCGAATGTGCGAAAACCAATCCGTGTGTCGGTTTGGTGGAGCGGCGTCCCCGCTTCAATCAAGGTGGCGCGCAGCGTATAGAGGTGCGGAGTTTCCGCGGTCCACGGCTTGATGCCGGGGATTCTACCCTCGATGCGAATGCGTCCCGCTCCACCCGCGGGCAGGGGCTGCCTGAACGGAGCGCCGACTCGTTTTCCTTGCGCATCGAGGACCTCGCATTCGACCTCAAGCGGCGGCACGGAGGGTCCGTCGGTGCGGCCCTCGGAGGGAAAGCCGAGAGTGATTTCGGCGATCAGTGTTCCATCGGCACGGGCATCCACGGCCAGGTGATCGATCGACTTCGCCGGTAGCGCCTCGAGGAAAACCGGACGGTAGATGCCGCCAAATACCCAGTAGTCTCCGCCGCGTTCAGCGCGGTCGGTAAGGGGATCGGCGCTTGCTTTCGAGACGTCGATTTCCAGCACGTTCTGATCGTCGTTCCCCTCGCTGAACTTGAGCAGATGCGTGACATCGTAGCGGAATCGCGTGAAGCCGCCCTGGTGTCGCGGACCGGCCGGCCTGCCATTGAGCTTCACGTCAGTGTCGGTCATCACGGCATCGAAGACCAGGTTGATGCGTCGTCCCCTCCATGCCGCGGGGACCTGAAAACGGGTGCGGTAGAGCCCGTGCTCACTGGACCTGTTTTCATCCTGTCCGTAGTTGTAGGAGCCGAAGCCCTGCTGCTCCCAGTTCGACGGAACCGGAATTGTGGTTTTCTCGCCCGCCCGGCGTCCACCCGTGACCTGGAAGTCCCAGGCGACGGCGTCGGATCGACCATGACCCGAGAGATACTGGCGCTCGGTGAGCGGAGGATTCGCCGAAGCGTGGGCGGGCGCGAAGGCCGAGAGGAGTACTGCTGCGAACAGCGCGCGATGATGAAGGACGGAAGGTTTCACGGAGGAGGCTTTTCCGGACCGGCTCACTGCGCAGCCGCCTCCTTCGCTATCCGCTGGGCGAAACGGTGAATGTAGTCGAGGTTGTCCTTGCGGCCCTCCTTGCCCTTTTCCCAGCCAGCTGGCAGATCGCGCGTGAGATTGAGTGCGTAAAGTGCATTGAGCAGATATTGCAGATCCCACGGATCGGATGTGCCGGCGACGCTCGCCAGCAGCGACTTTTTCGCGAGGTCTTGCCGGCCCATCTTCCAGACCGCGAGGCCGGCCATGGTACGATCGACGGACACCGGATCCTTGAGCAGGGGTTCGACGGCATCGACCTCGCCGGCGGCCGATTTGCCGAGGACAGTCATTCCGCAGAGCGCCCAGTAGCGGGCGATGGGATCGGGCGAGCTCAGTGCGGCATTGAGTTTTGGAAGCGCCTTGGGATTCCGCTGCGTTGCGGTGAAGGCGAGATTGAGAATCTCGTCGTAGTTGAACCGGCTGCTCTGCACGAAGTCAGCCACCGTGGAGCCTTCCGCCACGCGCGAGAAGAGCGGCTCGGGCACCAGACCCGTGTCGGTGGCGGCCTTCATGGTGCTCTTGAGACGCTGCCGCAGTTCGACGAGTTTGCCGCGATGCGCGGGATCGCTCGCGAGGTTGTGGATTTCCCAGGGGTCCTTTGAAAGATCGTAGAGTTCCTCGGGAGGCTGCGTGGACTCCCAGATGTCGCGGTGAATGCCAGTGAGTTTTCCGGCCTTCCACGCCGCTTTCCATGCGACCCATGACGGCACGTTGTAGGGATAAAAGCTGTACGGAGCCGCCGGCAGGTACGGAGTAAAACAGCGCATGTACTTCCATTTTCCATCGGTCAGTCCGCGACGCATGCCGTAGAGCTCGTCGAACCGATCGGCGTAGAGGAACTCCATTTCGTCGCCCGCCGGCTCCTGGCGCTGTGCACCCAGAAACGCGCGACCCTGGAGATTTGCAGGAAGCGGAATGCCGGTCAGCGAAAGAAATGTCGGCAGGAAGTCGACGAATGACACGGGCTCGTCGACACGCTGGCCGGGGGCGAAGGGCGCGAGTTTTCGCCATTTAGCTGGAACGTGCACGACGAACGGGATTCGCACGCCGGTTTCGTAGAGGTAGCGTTTGCCGCGCGGCGTGACGCCACCGTGGTCTCCGTTGTAGAGGATGATGGTGTCGTCGGCCAGACCGGCCTTGGTGAGTTCGTCGACAAGCACGCCGACCTGTCGGTCCATTTCGGTGATGCGGTCATAGTAGCGCGCGAAATCCGAGCGCATCTCCGGGAGATCCGGCACGTAGGGGGGCAGAATGACTTCGCTCGGCGAAAGGCGCTTGGGGCCGGGTTGATTTGGGAAGAGAGAACTCTCGTGCGAGACACCGAGATTGAAGACGGCGAAGAACGGGGATCCTTCCGGGCGGTGGGAGTAATGCGCCTTGGTGGAGCTTTCGTCCCACCACGCGTCGTCGTTGCCGGCGAAATTGTAGTCGGTCTTGGCGTTGTTGGTGCAGTAGTATCCGGCGTGGCGGAGGTATTCGACATAGGGCCGGTAGCGCTGCGGAATCGCGTGGCGGCTCCGCATGTGCTGGGTGCCCATCGTGACGGCGTAGGTTCCCATCAGGAGGGTTGACCGGGCGACGGCGCAGACCGGCGCGTTGGAATAGGCGTGTTCGAAAAGCAGGCCGTCGCGGGCGAGGGCGTCGATTCGCGGCGTCTGCGCCTGCGTGTTTCCGTAGCAGCGGATCCACTGGAAGGAATTGTCCTCGCTGACAATCCAGAGGATATTGGGCCGGTCGACGGCGGCATGGGCGGTCACGAACGAAGCCGTGAGCACGAGACAGAGGAGGAGTTTCTTCATGGGCGCATGGGTGGTTTGGGGCCGTTTGGGAATTGAAAGTCTCACGGCGGCGGTGTCGCAATCGCACGATGATGCGGAACGGAAAGTAATCATCACAAATGCCGTCTGGCGCAAGGAGACGTTTAGGCTGCCTGCGAAGTTTCAATCGTTGCGCAATTTCCGGAAGGATCAGCAGATTGAGCGGGACGCACGCGATCACACAGACGATTGCGGAAGATATTTGAGTGCACCAGCGATCTGCTGCGCCCCGGCTGAGGTTTACCAATGGCGATCTGCTGCGCACTTCCTTCTGGTGTGATCTGTTTGGATGCGGTATGGACCGCTTCCTACCCATGTTCGAAACCGTGCGTTCCTTCAAACCAACCTGTATATTTTTGCTTTTTTCGGCGGCCCTCTCAGCGACGGCAGTCCATGCTGCGTCGCGACCCGAGGACTGGCCCGCCTATCTGGGTGTTGATGGCACCCACTATTCGCATCTGGCGAAGATTGACCGGGGAAACGTGGCGAAACTGAAACCCGCATGGACGTTCCGCGCGGGCGATGTTGCGAAGAACACCCAGATCCAGTGCAACCCGTTGATAGTCGACGGTGTGCTTTATGGCACGACGCCGCAACTGAGCCTCTTTGCGCTTGATGCAGCCACGGGACAGGAGCGCTGGCGCTTCAATCCCTTCGCCCACGAAAAGGAATCGTCCGGGAGGCAGGGCGTGAATCGCGGATTTGTTTTCTGGCGCGAGGGGAATGAACAGCGCATCCTCTACACGGCTGGAAGCAACATCTGCGCGATCGACCCAGGAACGGGGCGCCTGATCGAGAGCTTTGGCCAGGGCGGACGGGTCGATTTGTTCGAGGGGCTTGGTCGTGACGTGAAGGGACTGTACCTTGTCGGTACATCGCCGGGTGCCGTCTATCGCGATGTCTTCATCGTGTCCACGCGCGTGGGAGAGGGTCCCGGTCCGGCCGCACCCGGGCACATCCGCGCCTACGATGTGCGCACCGGAAAGCTGCGCTGGATCTTCCACACGATTCCGCAACCCGGCGAATTTGGCCACGACACCTGGCCGTCGCAGGCATGGAAGACGATCGGCGGGGCGAACAACTGGGCCGGCCTTGTCATTGATGAGAAGCGGGGACTTGCGTATGTGCCGACGGGATCGGCGGCGTTTGATTTCTGGGGAGGCAACAGGCACGGCGCGAATTTGTTCGCGGACTGTCTCCTGGCCCTCGATGCGCTCACGGGTGAACGCCGCTGGCATTTCCAGTTCACCCACCATGATGTCTGGGACCGAGATCCCCCGGCGGTGCCCGTGCTTTGCCAGGTGCGCCGGGACGGGCGCCTGATCGATGCCGTGGTGCAGGTGACTAAATCCGGGCATGTGTGGGCCTTCAACCGGGACACCGGGGAGTCGCTTTTCCCCTGGGAGGAGCGACCGGTGCCTCAGTCCAAGCTGAAGGGCGAGGCCACCTGGCCAACGCAGCCCGTGCCCCTCATGCCTGCGCCCTTCGCGCGCCAGCAGTTCACGGAAGCCGAGGTCACCGATCGCACGCCGGCGGCTCATGCCGCCGTGCTTCAGCGTCTGCGCGAACTCGATCCCCGGGTTCCGTTCACGCCGCCCAGCGAGCGTGGCATGATTGTTCTGCCCGGATTTGACGGCGGTGCCGAGTGGGGCGGTCCGGCCGTGGATCCCGATGGCATCCTCTACGTCAACAGCAACGAGATGGCATGGATTCACCAGATGATCCCCGCGCGCCCGGGAGGAGCGCAGGGCGGGCGGGTGCTCTACACGCAGCTCTGCATGAGCTGTCACGGACCGGACCGCGAAGGCAATCCCGCGGGAAACATTCCAAGCCTCGTGGGTCTCGCGCAGCGGTCGCAGCGCGACGCGGTTGCGACACTTCTGAGGGACGGCAAGGGCATGATGCCAGCGTTTGGTTTCCTTCGCACAAGGCAGCGGAATGCCCTCATCGACTACCTCCTGGATGTCCCGCACGGACGTGCGGCTGAATCCGACAATGACGCCGCGAGCAAACGCGAGCCGACGGATGAGGAAATGGTTCTTTCCGACATCCCGTACACAACGACGGGCTACAACCGGTTCTTCGATCCCGACGGCTATCCTGCAATCAAGCCGCCCTGGGGCACGTTGAACGCCATTGACCTCAACACCGGAGAGTACCTCTGGCGCAGGCCGCTGGGTGAACTGCCCGAACTCACTGCAGCAGGGCTGTCGCCGACGGGCACCGAGAATTATGGCGGACCGCTCGTCACTGCTGGCGATCTCATTTTTATCGCTGCGTCGAAGGACGAGAAATTTCGCGCATTCGACCGAAGGACCGGCGGTCTGCTCTGGGAAACGTCCCTTCCCGCTGGCGGATATGCCACTCCGGCCACCTACATGGTCGACGGGCGGCAGTACGTCGTCATAGCCGCGGGCGGTGGAAAGATGGGCACGAAGTCGGGCGATGCGTATGTCGCTTTCGCACTGCCCGAGTAGCAGCGCGAGCCGGGAGAGCACGAATTCGGTTCCAACCAACGCAAGCGCAGCGCGACCCAAGCGGACAAGGGCTTTTCAACCGGGGTGACCAGGGAAAAAGCGCTTCGCCGGTGGCGGGCTTGCACAGGCGGGCTTGCGTCGGGGGTGGGGGGGTGATGGAGTTTGCGGCTTATATGCGCTTTTTGCCGCGTTTTCTTTGAGTGGCATTGCCCCCCGCGAGCGTATCCTTCAAGCAACCTGCCTTCCATGACCACGAATCCTTCCGCCAGGCCGGCTGGCGCGGCTCCCAGAAAGCGCTCCCGCGCGCTGCTCATCACAATTGTCGCGCTGGTGGTGATCGCAGTTGTCGGTGGCGCGGTCTACAAGAGCCGGACGCAGCAGAAGGGCATCGCCGCCACCACGGAGAAGGCTTCCATTCGGACGATCACGCAGCTGGTTTCCGCCACCGGCAAGGTGCAGCCGGAGATCGAGGTGAAGATCTCGCCGGAGGTCGCCGGAGAAATCGTGCTGCTGCCGCTGCGCGAGGGGGCGGAGGTCAGGAAGGGCGACCTGCTCATCCGCATCAAGCCGGACTTCTATCAGGCGCAGGTCGAGCAGCGTGAGGCCGATCTCGCCGCGACAAAGGCTGCCTCCATCCTGAGCCAGGCGCAACTGGACAAGGCGCGCGAGGACCTGCAGCGGGCGGAGGATCTTTTTGCCAAGAAGCTCATGCCGGAATCGGACTTCTCCGCCGTGCGCACCGCCGCGGAGGTCGCGCAGGCAAACCTTGAGAGCGCAATGGCAAACATCCGCCGGGCCGAGGGGCAGCTCAAGCAGGCGCGAGACCAGCTTGAAAAGACCGTGGTCTATTCACCCATCGACGGCAGCATCAGTTCGCTGACCAGCGAGCAGGGGGAGCGCGTCGTCGGCACGGGCCAGTTTGCGGGCACGGAGGTCATGCGCGTGGCGGACCTTTCCAACATGGAGGTGCGCGTTAATGTGAACGAGAGTGATGTCGTGAACGTCAAGATGGGCGACCGCGCACGGATCCAGATCGACGCGTTTCCGAACCGGAAATTCTCGGGCGTCGTCAAGGAAATCGCCTCCTCGGCGAAGACCACCGGTGCGATGACCCAGGAGGAGGTCACCAATTTTCTGGTCAAGATCCGCATTTCTGACCGCGAGGCATCCATGCGGCCTGGCATGAGCGCGAACGCGGACATCGAAACCCAGACCGTCGAGAATGTCGTCGCGGTGCCGATTCAGTCCGTGACCGTGCGCAGTCGCGAGGGTGGCAGGACGATTGATCAGCTCGCGGAGGAGCGCGACCGCAAGGCGAAGGAAAACCAGGGGGATGGCGCGGCCTCGGCGGTCAATGAGCGGCAGCAGCGGGAGCGCGAGCGCAATGACCGCAATTCGCTCCAGCGCGTGGTGTTTGTGCGCCAGACCGATGACACGGTCAGGCAGGTTCCCGTGGTGACCGGCATCAACGACACCAGCCACATCCAGATCGTTTCCGGGTTGAAGGAGGGCGACGAGGTTGTCAGCGGCAGCTTCAGCGTCATTGCGCGAACGCTGAAGGACAAGTCCAGGATCCGGATCGAGCCACCGAAGAAGCCGGAGGGAAAATGATGTCAGCCGACCGGTCGCCGGGATCGCTCGTGATCGCCATCGACGGGGTCACGAAGCTCTACAAGATGGGTGCGGAGACGATCCACGCCTTGCGCGGCGTTTCGATGGAGATCCGCCGGAACGAGTATCTGGCGATCATGGGGCCGTCCGGGAGCGGGAAGTCCACGCTCATGAACATGCTCGGCTGTCTGGACACGCCGACGGGCGGCCGCTACGAGTTCACGGGCAGGGACGTCGCCACCATGACGGACGATGAGCTCGCGGAGATCCGCAACCGCGAGATCGGTTTCGTCTTTCAGACCTTCAATCTGCTGCCGCGCTCGGACGCCCTGCAGAACGTCGAGCTTCCGTTGATTTATGCCGGTGTCGGGCGGGCGGAGCGCATGCAGCGGGCGAGGGCGGCGCTGGAGTCGGTGGGGCTCGGCGAGCGGCTGCACCACCGCCCCAACGAACTCTCCGGCGGGCAGCGCCAGCGCGTCGCCATTGCGCGCGCGCTCGTGACGCGGCCGTCGATCATTCTGGCGGACGAACCGACGGGCAATCTGGATTCCCGGACGGGTGTTGAGATCATGGCGCTGTTCGACCGGCTGCATGCCGAGGGGAACACGATCATCGTGGTGACGCACGAGGAGGACATCGCCCGGCATGCGCGCCGGATCGTGCGCCTGCGCGACGGATTGATCGAGAGCGATGCCGCGGTGTGAGCCCGGGCGGCCGCCATGAAAAGATTCCTCTCTGAACTGAACGAAGCGTTTCGAATCGCCTGGGCGCAGATTCGGGCGAGCAAGATGCGCTCGGCGCTGACGGCGCTGGGGGTGATCATCGGCATTGTCGCGGTGACCCTGATGGGCACGGCGATCGCGGGCATCGGCGCGGGTGTCGATCGCAGCCTGTCGGGATTCGGGGACGATCTGCTGTATGTCTCGAAGTGGCCCTGGCGCGATGTGGAGGACTGGTGGAACTACCGCAACCGCCGATCCATCCGCACCACGTACGCGGCGAAGGTGAACGAGTGGATCGAGCGGCATCCAGGGAGCGCGCTGAAGCGGGCGATCCCGGCGGCCGATCGCATGAGCAGCATTGTGCGCGGCGACTACCGCGTGAGTCGCGTGTACACGCTTGGAACGACGGCGGACTATGCGCGCACGAATCGATCCGAAATGAAGGAAGGGCGGTTCTTCAGCGACTTCGAATCGCAGGTCGGGCGGAATGTCTGCATCATTGGCTACGACATCGCTGACGCGCTGTTCCCCGGGGAATCCGCGCTGGGCAGGACGCTGCGCGTCAGCGGCGTGGCTATGGATGTGGTGGGGGTTGCGGCGAGGCAGGGAAGTTTTCTTGGACTCTGGAGCTGGGACACGATGGTCGCGATGCCGTTGAGCACGTTCCGCCGAAACTACGCGCAGGAGGACCGCGGCAATCTGCGCGTCCAGGTGGATGTCACGCGCATGGATGCGGCGAGGGATGAGCTGCGCGGCGTGATGCGGCTCATCCGGCAGCTCGGTCCGGAGCAGCGCGACGATTTTGAGATCATGGAGCAGAAGGCGGTGCGCGAGCAGCTGGATCCGATCAAGAACGGCATCGCGATCGCGGGCCTGTTCATCACGGGTCTCGCGCTGTTTGTGGGTGCGATCGGCATCATGAACATCACGTACGTGAGCGTGAAGGAGCGCACGCGGGAGATCGGCACGCGAAAGGCGCTGGGCGCGCGCCGCCGCACCATTCTGCTGCAGTTTCTCATCGAGGCGGTGTGCATCTGTCTGGCCGGAGGCGTGCTGGGCCTGGCGATTGCGGGCGGATTCTTCTAT
This window of the Opitutaceae bacterium genome carries:
- a CDS encoding NIPSNAP family protein, which translates into the protein MNTPRRTFLKTSLAATASASLGASLQAADASPAPGREYYELRCYRLAAGSRLKANADPALLDRYLEHAMLPALERLGIRTVGAFTELEVDKSAATSRPLPNSPVWVLIPHASLDSFVKVSTTLNTDLSVQKAGAAYLLTPKSSPAFERIDTWLLLAFKSLPRLELPAFSRTRAPGRIFEMRDYESHSELKALSKIAMFDEGETEIMRDLNMSPVFFGQALAGPDLPHLRYMTSAPDLASHLEHWKAFFADPRWDKLKRLPQYADNTSRNTSRFLTPKPYSMI
- a CDS encoding beta-galactosidase, translating into MKPSVLHHRALFAAVLLSAFAPAHASANPPLTERQYLSGHGRSDAVAWDFQVTGGRRAGEKTTIPVPSNWEQQGFGSYNYGQDENRSSEHGLYRTRFQVPAAWRGRRINLVFDAVMTDTDVKLNGRPAGPRHQGGFTRFRYDVTHLLKFSEGNDDQNVLEIDVSKASADPLTDRAERGGDYWVFGGIYRPVFLEALPAKSIDHLAVDARADGTLIAEITLGFPSEGRTDGPSVPPLEVECEVLDAQGKRVGAPFRQPLPAGGAGRIRIEGRIPGIKPWTAETPHLYTLRATLIEAGTPLHQTDTRIGFRTFEVHDGEGLFLNGRRILLKGVNRHSFRPETGRALTRENCYEDARLLRQLNMNAVRMSHYPPDEAFLEACDELGLYVLDELSGWQHAHGTPIGRLLVREMVERDVNHPSILFWDNGNEGGWNTALDGDFSLYDPQRRRVLHPWNLHGGVDTRHYTNYAHLMKLLGGPHLVMPTEVLHALYDGGGGAGLEDYWTAISSSKVGAGLFIWDFADEAIRRTDLDGKLDVHSTYGADGIVGPHFEKEGSYYTVRDIWSPVQFVTPKLDSAFNGGIAVHNRYDFTSLEKCGFTWSLQKFDAGRLQTLARGVASSPAVPPQSSGRLQLDLPGNWRDASALSLTATGPDGAELWTSVWPVETSASTEYENLLSSAAARTPHPNPTVTREANRIVLTDGETRAAFNPISGELVHLSLRGTTFPLSKGPRLAFARPSTAESAKWLPCEAIAGDEPMLVPTKPGLASIIEVEIENLKGSAAYAGFVLEVSPDRQTWRTLFDSSRRPNDGKAYAFPPQIVAAVRLRNIWRFDGAKPELKTFRIGYEADRFPALTAEPATITHGIDRDPASAQASAWVEVKDGPSGLARTRWTLLANGSLRLDYAYDLDGDFLYHGITFDLPEETMRSMRWWGQGPTRVWKNRLRGISLGLHETVNTVQRPGETWNYPEFQGYFAGIRWAELAISTGTLTVAPAIPYPYLRVGTPRIGHPNTTIDFPSGDFSILQAIPGMGSKMHPASRSGPQCQPAKVTGRQEGSVVFHLGQQP
- a CDS encoding sulfatase, with product MKKLLLCLVLTASFVTAHAAVDRPNILWIVSEDNSFQWIRCYGNTQAQTPRIDALARDGLLFEHAYSNAPVCAVARSTLLMGTYAVTMGTQHMRSRHAIPQRYRPYVEYLRHAGYYCTNNAKTDYNFAGNDDAWWDESSTKAHYSHRPEGSPFFAVFNLGVSHESSLFPNQPGPKRLSPSEVILPPYVPDLPEMRSDFARYYDRITEMDRQVGVLVDELTKAGLADDTIILYNGDHGGVTPRGKRYLYETGVRIPFVVHVPAKWRKLAPFAPGQRVDEPVSFVDFLPTFLSLTGIPLPANLQGRAFLGAQRQEPAGDEMEFLYADRFDELYGMRRGLTDGKWKYMRCFTPYLPAAPYSFYPYNVPSWVAWKAAWKAGKLTGIHRDIWESTQPPEELYDLSKDPWEIHNLASDPAHRGKLVELRQRLKSTMKAATDTGLVPEPLFSRVAEGSTVADFVQSSRFNYDEILNLAFTATQRNPKALPKLNAALSSPDPIARYWALCGMTVLGKSAAGEVDAVEPLLKDPVSVDRTMAGLAVWKMGRQDLAKKSLLASVAGTSDPWDLQYLLNALYALNLTRDLPAGWEKGKEGRKDNLDYIHRFAQRIAKEAAAQ
- a CDS encoding pyrroloquinoline quinone-dependent dehydrogenase, producing MFETVRSFKPTCIFLLFSAALSATAVHAASRPEDWPAYLGVDGTHYSHLAKIDRGNVAKLKPAWTFRAGDVAKNTQIQCNPLIVDGVLYGTTPQLSLFALDAATGQERWRFNPFAHEKESSGRQGVNRGFVFWREGNEQRILYTAGSNICAIDPGTGRLIESFGQGGRVDLFEGLGRDVKGLYLVGTSPGAVYRDVFIVSTRVGEGPGPAAPGHIRAYDVRTGKLRWIFHTIPQPGEFGHDTWPSQAWKTIGGANNWAGLVIDEKRGLAYVPTGSAAFDFWGGNRHGANLFADCLLALDALTGERRWHFQFTHHDVWDRDPPAVPVLCQVRRDGRLIDAVVQVTKSGHVWAFNRDTGESLFPWEERPVPQSKLKGEATWPTQPVPLMPAPFARQQFTEAEVTDRTPAAHAAVLQRLRELDPRVPFTPPSERGMIVLPGFDGGAEWGGPAVDPDGILYVNSNEMAWIHQMIPARPGGAQGGRVLYTQLCMSCHGPDREGNPAGNIPSLVGLAQRSQRDAVATLLRDGKGMMPAFGFLRTRQRNALIDYLLDVPHGRAAESDNDAASKREPTDEEMVLSDIPYTTTGYNRFFDPDGYPAIKPPWGTLNAIDLNTGEYLWRRPLGELPELTAAGLSPTGTENYGGPLVTAGDLIFIAASKDEKFRAFDRRTGGLLWETSLPAGGYATPATYMVDGRQYVVIAAGGGKMGTKSGDAYVAFALPE
- a CDS encoding efflux RND transporter periplasmic adaptor subunit, yielding MTTNPSARPAGAAPRKRSRALLITIVALVVIAVVGGAVYKSRTQQKGIAATTEKASIRTITQLVSATGKVQPEIEVKISPEVAGEIVLLPLREGAEVRKGDLLIRIKPDFYQAQVEQREADLAATKAASILSQAQLDKAREDLQRAEDLFAKKLMPESDFSAVRTAAEVAQANLESAMANIRRAEGQLKQARDQLEKTVVYSPIDGSISSLTSEQGERVVGTGQFAGTEVMRVADLSNMEVRVNVNESDVVNVKMGDRARIQIDAFPNRKFSGVVKEIASSAKTTGAMTQEEVTNFLVKIRISDREASMRPGMSANADIETQTVENVVAVPIQSVTVRSREGGRTIDQLAEERDRKAKENQGDGAASAVNERQQRERERNDRNSLQRVVFVRQTDDTVRQVPVVTGINDTSHIQIVSGLKEGDEVVSGSFSVIARTLKDKSRIRIEPPKKPEGK